From uncultured Roseateles sp., the proteins below share one genomic window:
- a CDS encoding MarR family transcriptional regulator → MARNATPIKQAAPAADWQTLDVQLCFALYSSSLAMTKLYKPLLEPLGLTYPQYLVLMVLWQDDGLGVSALGERLHLDSGTLTPLLKRMETAGWLTRQRAQGDERRVELRLTASGRELKAAARNIPEQLACATACSLTELTDLTQRLSRLRDQLQKGQQAA, encoded by the coding sequence ATGGCACGCAATGCAACCCCCATCAAGCAGGCAGCACCCGCAGCGGACTGGCAGACGCTGGATGTGCAACTGTGCTTCGCGCTGTACTCGTCCTCGCTGGCGATGACCAAGCTCTACAAGCCGCTGCTGGAGCCGCTGGGCCTGACCTATCCGCAATACCTGGTGCTGATGGTGCTGTGGCAGGACGATGGCCTGGGCGTCTCGGCCCTGGGCGAGCGCCTGCACCTGGACTCGGGCACGCTGACGCCCCTGCTCAAGCGCATGGAAACGGCCGGCTGGCTGACCCGGCAACGCGCCCAGGGCGACGAGCGCCGCGTCGAGCTGCGGCTCACTGCCAGCGGCCGCGAGCTCAAGGCTGCCGCCAGGAACATCCCCGAGCAGCTGGCCTGCGCCACCGCCTGCTCGCTGACCGAATTGACCGACCTGACCCAACGCCTGAGCCGCCTGCGCGACCAGTTGCAAAAGGGTCAGCAGGCCGCCTGA